Proteins encoded within one genomic window of Nitrospirota bacterium:
- a CDS encoding class I SAM-dependent methyltransferase, which translates to MRTELRRRLRRILRRDRPAHDPFRCEILTSPPPAELTKGWQSPDVPARQRDAFQPVLQEMYAGRPREDFLALSQAVTDTGLASSRLVEAGCGNGWNAEVLRFLLKQPIDYVGLDYSTPMIHLARSSQPDHPFLVGDATALPLKTNGCDVLISGTVLMHLLGYAEAIQEAGRVSRRWCIFHTVPVVRRRATTLLRKLAYNSPVVEIIFNENELCAHFEKDPLHLERTYESVPHSYLDSHLGEPVQARTYLCRVA; encoded by the coding sequence ATGCGGACTGAACTGCGTAGACGGCTTCGCCGAATCCTTCGACGGGATCGGCCGGCTCACGACCCGTTTCGATGCGAAATCCTGACCTCCCCCCCCCCGGCGGAATTGACGAAGGGCTGGCAATCCCCGGACGTCCCCGCCCGCCAGCGGGACGCGTTCCAGCCGGTCCTGCAGGAGATGTACGCCGGCCGGCCCCGAGAGGATTTTCTGGCCCTCTCCCAAGCCGTGACGGACACAGGTCTCGCATCTTCCCGCTTGGTCGAAGCGGGATGCGGGAACGGCTGGAATGCGGAAGTCCTCCGCTTCCTCCTCAAGCAACCCATCGATTACGTCGGCCTGGACTACTCCACGCCCATGATCCATCTGGCCCGGTCGAGCCAACCCGATCATCCGTTTCTGGTGGGCGATGCCACGGCCCTGCCCCTGAAGACGAACGGTTGCGATGTCTTGATCTCCGGCACCGTGCTGATGCATCTCCTGGGCTACGCCGAGGCCATCCAAGAGGCCGGGCGGGTTTCGCGCCGCTGGTGCATTTTTCACACCGTTCCCGTCGTTCGGCGCCGAGCCACGACCCTGCTTCGCAAACTGGCCTACAACAGCCCGGTGGTCGAAATCATCTTCAACGAAAACGAGCTGTGCGCGCACTTCGAGAAAGACCCTCTCCATCTGGAGCGCACCTATGAAAGCGTCCCACACAGCTATCTGGACAGCCACCTGGGCGAGCCCGTCCAAGCGCGAACCTACCTGTGCCGCGTGGCTTGA
- a CDS encoding ABC transporter ATP-binding protein, translating to MPETVIQVEGLSKLYRIGSGQGNLYGYTALRDVLMDKIKSPFRLLRSSTSHEPRATSHEIIWALKNVSFEVKPGEVVGVIGRNGAGKSTLLKILSRITEPTEGRARITGRVGSLLEVGTGFHPELTGRENVYLNGAILGMRKSEIDARFDEMVAFAEVEKFIDTPVKFYSSGMYVRLAFAVAAHLRPEIMLVDEVLAVGDVVFQKKCMGKMEQVASEGRTVLIVSHSMSTVKALCPRAILLEQGERKADGPANDVVARYLSMHQVDAAEKTIRDEDHHRGVRKLRIRRIRLLNSANGSFSLFWKQPIAVGLDIEALEPLKDVAFGAGIRAVDGSHVFTVHQDDDGDRKLWNLDPGRYTIEFTLDNFLRPGLYGLHIGADVAHSWLQNIVGLDAITLEVLDHAENGGVPEVTNTGIVDGRSTWKLAHHG from the coding sequence ATGCCCGAAACCGTCATCCAAGTCGAAGGCTTGAGCAAGCTCTACCGGATCGGGAGCGGCCAGGGGAACCTGTACGGCTACACCGCTCTGCGGGACGTCCTCATGGACAAGATAAAATCCCCCTTCCGCCTTCTCCGATCTTCAACGAGCCACGAGCCACGAGCCACGAGCCACGAAATAATTTGGGCCCTCAAGAACGTTTCCTTCGAGGTGAAGCCCGGCGAGGTGGTCGGCGTGATCGGGCGAAACGGCGCCGGCAAGAGCACCCTCCTCAAGATTCTCTCCCGCATCACCGAACCGACCGAAGGCCGTGCCCGGATCACGGGCCGGGTGGGCAGCCTTCTCGAAGTCGGAACCGGCTTCCACCCGGAACTGACGGGCCGTGAAAATGTATATCTCAACGGCGCCATCCTCGGCATGAGGAAGTCCGAAATTGACGCGCGGTTCGACGAAATGGTGGCGTTCGCCGAGGTGGAGAAATTCATCGACACGCCTGTAAAGTTCTACTCCAGCGGGATGTACGTGCGGCTCGCCTTCGCCGTGGCCGCGCACCTCCGTCCGGAAATCATGCTGGTGGACGAGGTCCTGGCCGTGGGAGACGTGGTCTTCCAGAAGAAATGCATGGGCAAGATGGAGCAGGTCGCCTCGGAGGGCCGCACGGTCCTGATCGTCAGCCACAGCATGAGCACCGTCAAGGCGCTCTGCCCCCGGGCGATCCTTCTGGAGCAGGGCGAACGGAAAGCCGACGGGCCCGCCAACGACGTGGTGGCCCGGTACCTCAGCATGCACCAAGTGGACGCGGCCGAAAAAACCATCCGTGACGAGGACCACCACCGCGGCGTCCGTAAATTGAGGATCCGGCGCATCCGGTTGCTGAACAGCGCGAATGGAAGCTTCAGCCTGTTCTGGAAACAGCCCATCGCGGTCGGCCTGGACATCGAAGCCCTGGAACCCCTGAAGGATGTCGCCTTCGGCGCGGGGATTCGCGCCGTGGATGGGTCCCACGTTTTCACCGTCCACCAGGACGATGACGGCGATCGGAAGCTGTGGAACTTGGATCCGGGCCGCTACACGATCGAATTCACCCTGGACAATTTTCTGCGCCCGGGGCTGTACGGACTCCACATCGGGGCGGATGTCGCCCACTCCTGGCTCCAGAACATCGTCGGTCTCGACGCCATTACTCTGGAAGTGCTGGACCACGCGGAAAACGGCGGGGTCCCGGAGGTCACGAACACGGGCATCGTGGACGGACGATCGACGTGGAAGCTGGCGCACCATGGTTGA
- a CDS encoding dTDP-4-dehydrorhamnose 3,5-epimerase family protein, translating into MIQGVQIHPLRQIQDERGKIMHMLRADAPHFEKFGEIYFSMVYPGVVKGWHLHKRMVLNYAVVSGTIKLVLYDGREGSPTRGEIMELFLGEANHVLVRVPALVWNGFKGVGSAPAFVANCATEPHDPAEIVRLDPSTTEIPYDWELQNR; encoded by the coding sequence ATGATCCAAGGCGTGCAGATCCATCCGTTGCGCCAGATTCAGGACGAGCGGGGAAAAATCATGCACATGTTGCGGGCGGACGCCCCGCATTTCGAGAAGTTCGGCGAGATCTATTTCTCCATGGTCTACCCGGGCGTGGTCAAGGGCTGGCATTTGCACAAGCGCATGGTCCTGAACTATGCCGTTGTGTCCGGAACGATCAAGCTCGTTCTTTACGACGGGCGCGAAGGTTCTCCGACCCGCGGTGAAATCATGGAGCTATTCCTGGGGGAGGCGAATCATGTTCTCGTTCGCGTTCCGGCGCTCGTCTGGAACGGCTTCAAGGGCGTCGGCTCGGCCCCCGCCTTCGTGGCCAATTGCGCCACGGAGCCCCACGACCCCGCTGAAATTGTTCGGCTCGACCCCTCCACCACCGAGATCCCTTACGACTGGGAACTCCAAAACCGATAA
- the rfbH gene encoding lipopolysaccharide biosynthesis protein RfbH, producing MKALVLGASGLVGTALSDALENSGVQVIRGAFRHVTEFAIRLDIRDARAIERTLEETRPEWIFLAVNIPGGVNACEEHPAEAREVLVDGIDHVCQAARTQGARLVYYSTDYIFDGTRGPYSEDDLPHPVNVYGRLKLEAEERIRSETSDPIIVRTTAVFGWNRLSRNFAMQIWEVLPTGKPMRVPSDEWCNPTLAEYLAEVTVRLVQRGAGGIFNVVGKDRMTRSDLGKQLAKSMSLDPDRVLPTPTAAMGPRATRPLQGGLTTGKLETLLGTDAMNLQEALKRFRRHWLSDTQSAHESRPQTGSAESLRRDILEKVGEYYRVAHRPEPFVPFKSRIQYSGRVYGENEMTNLVDSALEFWLTLGRYGDRFEREMKRFFGSRDFVLVNSGSSANLTAVLTLMSAQLDHPLRPGDEVITPAVTFPTTLAPLVHSGLVPVLVDCEIGTYNIDPTLVESALSPRTRAILVPHTLGNPCDMEILTGLAEKFRLFLIEDCCDALGGTFGDRRVGTFGDLATLSFYPAHHLTMGEGGGVVVNRSHLSRLVRSVRDWGRDCWCAPGESNTCGKRFGWELGDLPKGYDHKYTYSNLGYNFKPTDMQAAIGLAQFARLDEFIQARRRNFSRLYDGLQSYQDRLVLPRWDSRANPSWFGFPISVHGGASRFELVHWLETANIETREIFGGNILRQPAYRQIKARVAGSLAHSDRVMRDSFFIGVYPGLSDEKIDFVLERFRDFFRRQTAGRRAVV from the coding sequence ATGAAAGCCTTGGTGCTGGGAGCTTCGGGATTGGTCGGGACCGCCTTGTCGGACGCGTTGGAAAACTCCGGGGTCCAAGTCATCCGGGGAGCCTTTCGCCACGTCACCGAGTTCGCGATTCGTCTGGACATCCGGGACGCACGAGCCATCGAGCGAACTCTGGAGGAGACCCGACCGGAATGGATTTTCCTGGCCGTCAACATACCCGGCGGAGTGAACGCCTGCGAGGAACACCCCGCGGAGGCCCGGGAGGTTCTGGTGGACGGAATCGACCATGTGTGCCAAGCCGCCCGGACTCAAGGGGCGCGGCTCGTCTACTATTCGACGGACTACATCTTTGACGGCACGCGCGGTCCCTACAGTGAAGACGATCTTCCACACCCCGTCAACGTCTACGGCCGGCTTAAACTCGAGGCGGAGGAACGCATCCGATCCGAAACGTCCGATCCGATCATTGTGAGAACCACGGCGGTCTTCGGATGGAACCGGCTTTCTCGAAACTTCGCCATGCAGATTTGGGAGGTCCTCCCGACCGGGAAGCCGATGCGGGTTCCATCGGACGAATGGTGCAATCCCACCCTTGCGGAGTATCTGGCCGAGGTCACGGTTCGACTCGTTCAGCGGGGCGCCGGTGGGATCTTCAACGTCGTTGGAAAAGATCGTATGACCCGCAGCGATCTTGGAAAGCAGCTCGCCAAGTCCATGTCTCTGGATCCCGATCGTGTCCTCCCCACGCCCACGGCCGCCATGGGCCCGCGTGCCACCCGCCCTCTTCAAGGAGGCCTGACCACCGGCAAACTGGAAACGCTCCTCGGGACGGACGCCATGAATCTCCAGGAAGCCCTGAAACGCTTCCGCCGACACTGGCTTTCCGATACCCAGTCCGCTCACGAATCGCGGCCCCAAACGGGAAGCGCCGAATCGCTGAGACGGGACATTCTCGAGAAGGTCGGGGAATACTATCGGGTGGCCCACCGACCGGAGCCCTTCGTCCCGTTCAAGTCGCGCATCCAATACTCGGGCCGGGTTTACGGAGAGAATGAAATGACGAACCTGGTCGACAGCGCGCTGGAGTTCTGGCTCACCCTGGGCCGCTATGGAGACCGATTCGAGCGGGAGATGAAAAGATTCTTCGGATCACGGGACTTCGTGCTCGTCAATTCCGGCTCGAGTGCCAACCTGACGGCCGTCCTGACCCTCATGTCCGCCCAACTGGACCATCCCCTCCGGCCGGGAGATGAAGTCATCACCCCGGCGGTGACCTTCCCCACCACGCTGGCCCCCCTCGTTCACAGCGGGCTGGTTCCCGTTCTCGTCGACTGCGAGATCGGCACCTACAACATCGATCCGACGCTCGTCGAATCGGCCCTTTCGCCCCGCACGCGGGCGATCCTGGTCCCTCACACCCTGGGCAACCCTTGCGACATGGAGATCCTGACCGGCCTGGCGGAAAAGTTCCGTTTGTTCCTGATCGAGGACTGCTGCGATGCGTTGGGAGGGACGTTCGGCGACCGCCGCGTGGGCACATTCGGCGACCTGGCCACGCTGAGCTTCTATCCGGCCCATCACTTGACGATGGGGGAAGGGGGGGGGGTGGTCGTGAACCGGTCCCACCTCTCCCGCCTGGTCAGGTCCGTCCGGGATTGGGGAAGAGACTGTTGGTGCGCCCCCGGCGAATCGAACACGTGCGGAAAGCGGTTCGGCTGGGAACTGGGCGACCTCCCCAAAGGCTACGACCACAAATACACCTATTCGAACCTCGGCTACAACTTCAAACCCACGGACATGCAGGCGGCCATCGGCCTTGCGCAATTCGCCCGGCTGGACGAATTCATTCAAGCGCGCCGTCGAAACTTCTCACGACTCTACGACGGCCTTCAGTCCTACCAGGATCGCCTCGTCCTCCCTCGTTGGGATTCGCGCGCGAATCCTTCGTGGTTCGGGTTCCCCATCTCCGTCCATGGAGGCGCGTCACGCTTCGAACTGGTTCATTGGCTTGAAACGGCCAACATCGAAACGCGGGAGATTTTCGGGGGGAACATCCTCCGCCAACCCGCATACCGCCAGATCAAGGCCCGCGTCGCGGGATCCCTCGCCCACTCCGACCGCGTCATGCGCGATTCCTTCTTCATCGGCGTGTATCCGGGCCTTTCCGATGAGAAAATCGATTTCGTCCTGGAACGCTTCCGGGATTTTTTCCGCCGTCAGACGGCCGGTCGCCGGGCGGTGGTCTGA
- a CDS encoding glycosyltransferase family 2 protein, whose amino-acid sequence MPSPRISIVIPTYRRAANLRECLQSVLKESDSDLEIVVSDNASPDDTPQVVSSFRDPRLRYVRNESNLGLSMNVHNVWKFARGSHAFFLTDDDLLLPGALREVRRILREDPEIGLILSHLERFNDEGTPVSSWSGFPNSRRFSAGADALESLFHPCFVLSRTVLRRDLIDWEGHLRHIDSLFAQMYVTGIALKKAPAYYTAFPLVKHRVNNKVYYDRPPDHGYASIIRIIREVLPEEEFKSCKRALIDQTVRDPWFTLQYLAANSIPEFLGFCAALLRIPEMRESGIFWTNVARAIKRGAIDRLRRGRPGAGAAVGKPT is encoded by the coding sequence ATGCCTTCACCGAGGATCAGCATCGTCATCCCCACCTACCGGCGCGCCGCCAACCTCCGCGAATGTCTTCAAAGCGTCCTCAAGGAGTCCGATTCGGATCTGGAGATTGTGGTGAGCGACAACGCCTCGCCGGATGACACACCGCAGGTCGTGTCCTCGTTCAGGGACCCGCGGCTGCGCTACGTTCGGAACGAGTCGAACCTGGGACTTTCCATGAATGTGCACAACGTCTGGAAATTCGCCCGCGGATCGCACGCCTTCTTTCTGACGGACGACGATCTCCTTCTGCCCGGAGCCTTGCGGGAGGTGCGCCGGATCCTGAGGGAAGATCCGGAGATCGGTTTGATCCTGAGCCACCTGGAGAGGTTCAACGATGAAGGGACACCGGTGTCGTCTTGGTCCGGTTTCCCGAACTCCAGACGGTTCTCCGCGGGCGCCGATGCCTTGGAGTCCCTGTTCCATCCTTGCTTCGTGCTCTCCCGAACGGTCCTCCGCCGCGATCTCATCGATTGGGAAGGGCACCTCCGGCACATCGACAGCCTCTTCGCCCAAATGTACGTGACGGGGATCGCCCTCAAGAAGGCCCCCGCGTACTACACCGCGTTTCCCCTCGTCAAACACCGCGTCAACAACAAGGTCTACTACGACCGGCCTCCCGACCACGGCTACGCCTCCATCATCCGGATCATCCGAGAAGTGCTGCCGGAAGAGGAATTCAAGTCCTGCAAGCGGGCGCTCATCGATCAAACCGTGCGCGACCCCTGGTTCACGCTCCAATACCTCGCCGCAAACTCCATTCCTGAATTTCTGGGCTTCTGCGCCGCCCTGCTGAGGATCCCGGAAATGCGGGAATCCGGCATCTTCTGGACCAACGTGGCCCGTGCGATCAAACGGGGCGCGATCGACCGGCTCCGACGGGGCCGCCCAGGCGCCGGGGCGGCCGTGGGGAAGCCCACATGA
- a CDS encoding NAD-dependent epimerase/dehydratase family protein: MRILIAGMDGYLGWPLAQALAARGHDVAGADIFFRRKWVQEMGSWSAIPTPPIAERLRAFKKRFGKPLRFWKGDLRRYAFVDKLVREFRPDAVVHFGECPSAPYSMVDAHHAVFVQTNNLTTTFNLLFAIRHRSPDTHLVKLGTMGEYGTPNLDIPEGFFEIEYRGRRDRLPFPRQGGSWYHWSKVHGSNNIMFACRIWGLRATDVMQGVVFGTRAGGAETAPALMTRLDFDQAFGTVINRFCCQAVMGHPLTPYGKGGQKRGFIPLRDSMQCLTLALENPASKGEYRVLNQFQEVYNVTQLAQIVQQVGGGLGLRVEIRPLENPRLESEDHYYNPDHRKLFDLGYKPSVDVETEVRTMLQDLGPFKSRILARKHVLIPDVRWTGARSKVGFLPASSSGPGRGAQLQQA; the protein is encoded by the coding sequence ATGAGAATACTGATCGCCGGCATGGATGGATACCTGGGATGGCCGCTCGCCCAAGCCCTGGCGGCTCGCGGGCATGACGTGGCCGGGGCCGATATCTTTTTCCGCCGAAAGTGGGTTCAGGAAATGGGCTCGTGGAGCGCCATCCCCACCCCTCCCATCGCGGAACGCCTGCGCGCGTTCAAGAAACGGTTCGGAAAACCGCTCCGATTCTGGAAGGGCGACCTGAGACGGTATGCCTTCGTGGACAAACTGGTCCGCGAGTTCAGGCCGGACGCGGTCGTCCACTTCGGAGAATGCCCCTCCGCACCCTATTCGATGGTCGACGCGCACCACGCCGTATTCGTCCAAACGAATAACCTCACGACCACCTTCAACCTCCTCTTCGCCATCCGCCACCGGAGCCCCGATACCCACCTGGTAAAACTGGGCACCATGGGGGAGTATGGAACCCCAAACCTCGATATCCCGGAGGGCTTCTTCGAAATCGAGTACCGAGGACGACGGGACCGGCTGCCTTTCCCGCGCCAAGGGGGATCCTGGTACCACTGGAGCAAAGTACACGGATCGAACAACATCATGTTTGCCTGCCGGATCTGGGGCTTGCGAGCCACGGACGTCATGCAGGGAGTCGTCTTCGGGACGCGGGCCGGCGGGGCGGAAACGGCTCCGGCCCTCATGACGCGGCTGGATTTCGATCAAGCCTTCGGCACCGTCATCAACCGCTTCTGTTGTCAGGCCGTAATGGGCCATCCGCTCACCCCCTATGGGAAAGGCGGGCAGAAGCGCGGATTCATCCCGCTGAGAGACTCCATGCAGTGCCTGACGCTGGCCCTGGAGAATCCCGCTTCCAAGGGGGAATACCGCGTGCTGAACCAGTTTCAGGAGGTCTACAACGTCACCCAACTCGCGCAGATCGTTCAACAGGTCGGCGGCGGGCTCGGCTTGAGAGTGGAGATCCGGCCCCTGGAGAATCCCCGCCTCGAATCGGAAGATCACTACTACAACCCGGATCACCGGAAGCTTTTCGATTTGGGCTACAAGCCTTCCGTGGACGTCGAAACGGAAGTGCGGACGATGCTTCAGGACCTCGGGCCGTTCAAGTCGCGTATCCTGGCCCGGAAACACGTCTTGATCCCGGATGTGCGCTGGACCGGCGCCCGGAGTAAAGTCGGGTTTCTCCCTGCGTCCTCCTCGGGGCCGGGCCGCGGCGCGCAGCTCCAGCAGGCCTGA
- a CDS encoding glycosyltransferase yields the protein MVDATVLLVTLTSQRGLGLAGEPGIQLTCNRDIDATWYEPLCRTFRRALRYDIYAGANARGISQANREILDLVETFRPRYLLHMCDFTGLVTDTTLQAARRSGTHVLGFFFDDEVLFETRSRWMLPNLDYAVTNTPSVVEPYRRMGARARLMVPIIPVNGSVFSKLPGVPKEHDAGFVGTLHGERERAMADIAKAGADVFVYGRGYRDPGLSTAEFVRAVNRTRVNLSFTSNPNDPNAPHQLKGRLFEIPMCGGFLLTEDMPLLGKYFDVGREVDVFQSPAEAADKIRYYLAHEKEREEMANRAHQRALRQYEAHETLRALFEHLEADLHQNGRPAPVAAVEQPNPLRRSMAEHYFAWARAELRRVDTRRTRWKEYAAMALEHDPELKGPATLLRKAERWGDPEALRGWLKRAGWTVEHVCRRAWASVTFRISSALS from the coding sequence ATGGTTGACGCCACGGTCCTCCTCGTGACCCTGACGAGCCAGCGCGGGCTCGGCCTGGCCGGCGAACCGGGGATCCAGCTCACGTGCAACCGGGACATAGACGCCACCTGGTACGAGCCGTTGTGCCGCACCTTCCGCCGCGCCCTCCGGTACGACATCTACGCCGGCGCCAATGCACGGGGAATCTCGCAAGCCAACCGCGAGATTCTCGATCTGGTGGAAACCTTTCGGCCCCGCTATCTCCTCCATATGTGCGATTTCACGGGACTGGTGACGGACACCACCCTCCAGGCCGCCCGACGGAGCGGGACCCATGTGCTGGGCTTTTTCTTCGACGACGAGGTCTTGTTCGAAACCCGATCTCGATGGATGCTGCCCAACCTCGACTATGCCGTCACCAATACGCCGTCGGTCGTCGAACCCTATCGCCGGATGGGCGCGCGCGCCCGTCTGATGGTGCCGATCATTCCCGTCAATGGATCCGTCTTTTCCAAGCTTCCCGGGGTTCCGAAGGAACACGACGCCGGCTTCGTCGGCACCTTGCACGGCGAACGGGAGCGGGCAATGGCGGACATCGCCAAGGCAGGCGCGGACGTTTTCGTCTACGGGAGGGGCTACCGGGATCCCGGTCTCTCCACGGCGGAGTTCGTGAGGGCGGTCAATCGCACGCGGGTGAATCTCAGCTTCACGTCGAACCCCAATGATCCGAATGCGCCCCACCAACTGAAAGGCCGCCTCTTTGAGATTCCGATGTGCGGCGGATTCCTCCTGACCGAGGACATGCCGCTCCTGGGAAAGTATTTCGACGTCGGCCGCGAGGTGGACGTGTTCCAATCGCCGGCGGAAGCCGCCGACAAAATCAGGTATTATCTGGCCCACGAAAAGGAAAGGGAAGAGATGGCGAACCGGGCCCACCAGAGGGCGCTGAGGCAATACGAAGCGCACGAGACACTCCGCGCGCTGTTCGAGCACCTCGAAGCGGACCTGCATCAAAACGGCCGGCCGGCGCCCGTGGCCGCGGTGGAGCAACCGAACCCCCTTCGCCGGTCGATGGCCGAACACTATTTCGCCTGGGCCCGAGCGGAACTCAGGCGGGTCGATACCCGTCGGACCCGATGGAAGGAGTATGCCGCGATGGCCCTCGAACACGATCCCGAATTGAAGGGGCCTGCAACCCTGCTCCGGAAGGCCGAGAGGTGGGGGGACCCCGAAGCGCTCCGGGGATGGCTGAAGCGGGCCGGGTGGACCGTCGAACACGTCTGCCGCCGGGCATGGGCATCGGTCACGTTCAGGATCTCCTCGGCGCTTTCGTGA
- a CDS encoding GDP-mannose 4,6-dehydratase, whose translation MKPNGKRVGPSWSSRRVLVTGATGIVGSWLVKELLARGSFVIGLIRDADPNSELLRSGDIRRISVIHGAVEDPETLERAILKHDADTVFHLAAQTIVTTAARSPLQTFEANIRGTYHLLEACRRQSGFVRRIVIASSDKAYGTPPRLPYREDMPLNGLFPYEVSKSCADLLARCYHRTYGLPVGIARCGNVYGGADLNWSRIVPGTIRSLLGGERPVIRSNGKYVRDYTYVKDVVRAYLRLADGLAEAKIRGEAFNFSSEEPVTVLTLVRRIGRLMGADNIHPKILDTASGEILSQHLSTAKARRLLGWRAKIGLKEGLRETIEWYRGFFGQTV comes from the coding sequence ATGAAGCCAAACGGCAAGAGGGTGGGGCCCTCGTGGAGTTCCCGCCGCGTTCTGGTAACCGGGGCCACGGGAATCGTCGGCTCCTGGCTGGTCAAAGAGCTGCTGGCCCGCGGATCCTTTGTCATCGGGCTCATCCGGGACGCCGATCCGAACTCCGAGCTGCTCCGGAGCGGCGACATCCGAAGGATCTCGGTGATCCATGGAGCGGTGGAGGACCCGGAAACCCTCGAACGGGCCATCCTCAAACATGATGCGGACACGGTGTTCCACCTCGCCGCGCAAACCATTGTGACCACGGCCGCCCGATCGCCCCTCCAGACGTTCGAGGCCAACATCCGCGGCACCTACCATCTTCTGGAAGCCTGCCGGCGGCAATCCGGGTTCGTCCGGCGGATCGTCATCGCCTCCAGTGACAAGGCCTACGGAACCCCCCCCCGGCTGCCCTATCGGGAGGACATGCCCCTCAACGGCCTCTTCCCTTACGAAGTCTCGAAAAGTTGCGCCGACCTGCTCGCCCGGTGCTACCACCGCACGTATGGGCTGCCCGTCGGCATCGCCCGGTGCGGCAACGTGTATGGAGGGGCCGACCTGAACTGGTCCCGCATCGTGCCGGGAACCATCCGATCTCTGCTTGGAGGCGAAAGACCGGTCATCCGAAGCAACGGGAAGTACGTGCGCGACTACACCTACGTCAAGGACGTCGTGCGCGCCTACCTGAGGTTGGCCGACGGGTTGGCGGAGGCGAAGATTCGAGGCGAAGCCTTCAATTTCAGCTCCGAAGAGCCGGTCACCGTGCTGACCCTCGTGCGCCGAATCGGGCGCTTGATGGGAGCCGACAACATTCATCCAAAGATCCTCGATACCGCCTCTGGCGAAATCCTGTCCCAGCACCTCAGCACCGCCAAAGCCCGGCGCCTCCTCGGCTGGAGGGCGAAGATAGGCCTCAAGGAGGGGCTTCGGGAAACCATCGAATGGTACAGGGGTTTCTTCGGGCAGACTGTATGA
- a CDS encoding glycosyltransferase family 4 protein, whose translation MKITIVCAYGLDPVDRATFEAMARIPGVELTVIVADEVYPFPGPPWAKLLKWSADVPHEGYRIIHLPLKDPSYWASEFAKSPLKQALRKAHPDVIHVYEEPSTPQFRQIARLCAYHRLCSRVFFWQSTNTAPPLGRHTKLWWATVGRVIAGGNTVNSIAIRAMRNAGYPRRLRIERTFRPCIAKTADPDAVRRVRDTHGTAGKPTVGFIGRIIWDKGISILLAALHGLPDAAALIVGDGPFLSDAFLLAQATGLSHRVRFAGGVSAREVPAYLHSMDILAVPSLTTPGMSEQFGRVIGEAMACGIPVVGSDSGAIPEVIGEAGIIVPEGDFRALHSALQSLLSDPEQRQRIGREGAQRWAREFSPEAMARKFHQLYESSFSGHGA comes from the coding sequence ATGAAGATCACGATCGTCTGTGCGTATGGGTTGGATCCCGTCGACCGGGCCACGTTCGAAGCGATGGCGCGCATTCCCGGCGTCGAATTGACGGTGATCGTGGCGGATGAAGTCTACCCCTTCCCGGGCCCGCCCTGGGCGAAGCTCCTGAAATGGTCGGCCGACGTGCCGCACGAAGGTTATCGGATCATCCATCTTCCACTGAAAGATCCGTCCTATTGGGCATCGGAGTTCGCCAAGTCCCCTCTGAAACAGGCGCTCCGAAAGGCCCATCCCGACGTGATTCACGTGTATGAAGAGCCCTCGACGCCCCAGTTCCGACAGATCGCCCGTCTCTGTGCCTACCATCGGCTCTGTTCGAGAGTTTTCTTCTGGCAGAGCACAAACACCGCGCCGCCGCTCGGAAGGCACACCAAACTCTGGTGGGCCACGGTCGGGAGGGTGATCGCAGGCGGGAACACCGTCAACTCCATCGCCATCCGCGCCATGCGGAATGCCGGCTATCCCCGGCGGCTCCGGATTGAGCGCACCTTCCGGCCTTGCATCGCGAAAACGGCCGACCCCGATGCCGTGCGCCGCGTGCGGGATACCCACGGCACGGCCGGCAAACCCACGGTGGGGTTCATCGGCCGGATCATTTGGGACAAGGGCATCAGCATTCTGCTGGCGGCGCTTCACGGCTTGCCGGACGCCGCCGCCCTGATCGTCGGTGACGGCCCCTTCCTTTCCGACGCGTTCCTCCTCGCCCAGGCGACCGGCCTCTCCCATCGGGTCCGATTCGCCGGTGGAGTCTCCGCCCGTGAGGTTCCGGCCTATCTCCACTCCATGGATATCCTGGCGGTTCCCTCGCTCACCACCCCGGGCATGAGCGAGCAATTCGGCCGCGTCATCGGCGAGGCCATGGCGTGCGGGATCCCCGTGGTGGGGTCCGATTCGGGGGCCATCCCCGAAGTGATCGGAGAAGCCGGGATCATCGTTCCCGAGGGCGACTTCCGAGCTCTTCACTCCGCCCTGCAATCCCTGCTGTCGGACCCCGAGCAACGGCAGAGAATAGGCCGTGAAGGCGCCCAACGATGGGCGCGGGAGTTCAGCCCCGAGGCGATGGCAAGAAAATTCCATCAACTGTATGAGTCCTCGTTTTCCGGACATGGCGCTTGA